The window TTTACCAATGCATCGGTTAAAACATCCGCAGCAGTAGCCACCACTGTTGTTCCTAAAATGAGTGCTGTTGCAATGCTAAGTTTTGTCATAATAGATCCTTATTTACATTATTATTTATGCCAATGGAATAAAGTCCCCTTGGCTATGCTAGCCGCTAAGGCACTAAAACTTGCCTCTATCGAGGCAGAGTAATTATTTTTTTGGCAAGCCGTATCCGCTCGCTTTTAAGATTTCAAGTGCTTTTGGTGATGACATATAGCGCAAGAATTTTTTTGCCGCAATCTGATTTTCCGGTAAACCGTTTTTAAGTCCTACCATCGCTTGATCAATAATATTATAGGTTTTAGGATCAACTTCGACCCATTTACCAACATTTTTCATCTCTGGGCTTAGGACGATTGATTTTGCCATAAACCCGACATCAACCGCTTTAGTAGTTACGTAGCTTCCCACTTGTGAGATTGATTCAGCGGTAATGATTTTAGGCGTAGCCACATCGGCAACTTTGTAAAATTTCATGGTATTCATGGCTTCTACACCATATGGTGCAGTTTTAGGATTAGCAACAGCAATTTTTTTCACTGAAGAATCAGCGACAACTTCTACACCTTTGGAGAGATCCACCCCTGTATCACTCCACAGTACGAGTGAGCCATACGCATAGACGGTTGATGGTGTTGTAGTAAACCCACCTTGTGCCAGTTTCGCCGGAAATTCGACATCCGCTGACAAAAATGCATCATACGGAGCACCACTCATGATTTGTTGCGTCAATTTTCCAGATGCACCGGTGATAATTTTAACATCGATTCCTGAGTCTTTGGTAAATTCTTTGGCAATATCTGCCAAAGCATATTTGAGATTAGCCGCCGCTGCAACCGTAATCGTTTGTGCGCTAAGAGCTGAGGCAAACGCGAGGGATGCCAATACAATTTTTAACAGTTTCATTGAAACTCCTTAGTATCTATTTTGATATAGCGAAAATTACAAACACTGTATTGCAAAAAATGTTCGTAAAAAATACGACATTTTCGTTAGCTTTTGTAAGATATAACGAATTATATGAAAACAAATCTTAAAGTGGAGCGATTATGGATAAAATTGTGTTATATATGTGATAGAGTATTGTACACCATTTTATATCGTTAAAATGATGATTAAATTTCCTAAGTGTGGCATGGATTAATGGACTACAGGAAGCCCATCACTTTTCCATTGAGCAATTCCCCCTTTGAGATTAAGGGGGTGAAATCCATTGTCTGAAAGTATTCGTGATGCAGTAACACTCCGATTACCACTGTGGCAATAAACAATAATTGTTTTATCTTTTTTATCTTCCAGTTTAAAAAGGGTGTCATTTAATGCTTGCACCGGTATCAAAGTCGCACCTTCGATAAACTCTTGGGAAAACTCATCAGGAGTTCGCACATCCAGTAAAACAACGTTTTTGTCCTTCAGTAACATCTCATGTGCTTGTTTGGGTGAAATCGATTCAAAGTTAGTAAAAATCCACCCCTTTGTATAGGCCAAAAAGAGAGCAACTAAAGCCAGTACACTCCATGAAAGTAGGTTAGTAATTTGTTTTTTACTCATGTATAACTCCGTTTGGAATAGATGGTAGTTTGAGAACGGCAGTATAGTATGGAATAGATAACATTTACGTTATTTTTACATTGCAACAATATGATTACAATAATAAATAAATAAAAATGGAGATAAATATAATGAATAGTAATGGTATTTTTCAAAAGAAATACATTCTAATCGGGAGTGCAATAATAATTATTGGTATGAGCATTTGGGTTAGTAGTATGTTGTCTGGTAGTGAGCAAAAAGAGAAAATTTATGCTGATAAAGCGACCTCTATGGAGAAGATTTATACAAAAGCAATAGATGATCAGGATGTTATGTTGATGATGAATGCAATTAATATATCGACAAACACGGGAATTATTGAGGGGTTAAAAACAAACGATAGAACAAAAGTGTTAGAGACACTTCAATCGATAAAAAAAAGGTATAAAAACAACGCACTATTCGGTAATGTAAAAATACATGTACATGATCGAAATATTCACAGTTTTGTTCGACTTTGGAATCCAGAAAAATTCGGAGATGATCTGAGTGGTTTTCGTAAATCTATCGTAGCCGTAAAAGAGACGAGAAGTCCCGTTCTTGCACTTGAAGTAGGGGTTACAGGGGTAGAATTACGCGGCATTGTACCAATTGTTAGCGGTAATGAATATGTTGGTTCGGTAGAATTCATGCAAGGAGCCGATACGATTGTTACCGCATTAAAAAAGAAATTTAATTTAAATGTCATTATTGCATTAGATAACCGTTACCTAGAGACGGCGAAAGAGCTTCACGATGCTGCTAAAATAGGTTCCAATTTGACGTTGGCAACCCAAGAAAAAATAGTTGATAAAGAATTTTTGGATGAGTTAAAACAAACCACTTTGGATACCAATACCAAAACGTTCACTACTAACCACTATTATACAAAAGTAGTTCAGCTAAAAGATTTTTCTGGTAATGTTGTAGCTTATGCATTTTTAGGAGAACCATTAGGTGTTCTTGAAGAGCAGGTCAATGAGTCCAAAAAAGTATTACTCCGCCAAGTGGTTATTAATTCTATTGGGGGCTTTTTGATCTTGATTTTATTGTTTTATGTTATCCGTATTGCATTCTCTCAGGTTCAAGATAACGTCAAAACATTTAACTAAATGGGCTGACATTCATCGTTTTAGAAACGAGATTTCACCCCTTTGCGGGAATAATGAAGTTAGGACTATAACCCGATGATAATATGTAACGGTGAGATAATAGCGTAGGCACTTATGCCCACTTGCAGATTTTGGAGGGCATCTTGTTTTTCGAGGGCGATGAGGAGTGTTCCTCCTTCTAATCGTAATCCTATCTCAATATTTTCACCTGAACGCTCTAATGTTTCGATCGTTCCACTGAGGATATTATCAGATGTCTTAGAATCGGGACGTGATGATGCGATATGAATATCACTTGATTTGATAATTGCGTAGGTGTCACATCCGATAGCTAATCCCATATTCTCTACCGATTTAGCGGTGATGGTGGAGCGAAGGGTGTCTGAACCGCTGAGGGAGAGTGTGAGGGTCGAATGTAAACCGTTAGTCTCGATAGTTTGGAGGGTTGAGGGGATTTGGTTTCGTGCACTGGTGGTGAGAAAGGTACGGCTGAGGATGCGTGCGAGCCGTTCGGGGTCATTGCCTGCTTCAGCGAAACGGTCGATGAACTGGCGATGCAGTTCCCCCAAGCGATGAAAAGTAGCGATGAGCTCATGGGCATAGGGGGTGAGTTTTGTTCCTCCTCCCCCTTTTCCTCCCGTTGAACGTTCTATGAGTGGCTGATCGGCTAGGGCATTCATCCCGTTGATTCGCTCCCACGCCGCTTTGTAAGACATTTTCATCTCTTTTGCAGCAGCATTGATCGATCCTGTGGTATCGATTCGCTCCAACAGTTCAATCCTACCGTAACCTAGAAAGCTTTGATTCTCTTTGGTAAGCCAAAAACGTCCGTCAATCTTCATCCGTTTCCTCTTCTGGGGTTTCTTTATCGGTAAAGTTTATCAGTTTTTTAGCAACATTAACAGGGCAAAAGAAAAAAAGTTCAAAAATTGGATCGATAATTGTTGTCTCATCATCAATGATTTCAAACCCTTTAAAATGAAAACCCGCTCCATCCGTTTCACTGTTCATTGTTACCATAAAGTTCAATGGTGCGAGGGTACGGAGCATGTTGGTAACATTTTTATACTCTTTCGACGTAGAGGGTACCATGAGATTTTGATTCTCTACTTGACGGGCGTTAAGACGATGGCTTAATGTTGCTAAGGTGTCACGATGGAGAGTTTTATTCCATTTTATGACCCCTTTTGGGAAACGTAAATAAGGCGTTTTTGAGATGAGTGGATGGGGTGAAGTCCGTTTAATGGTTTCGAGTAACTTTAAAAAAGCATTTTTTCCACCGACAGCGGCGGCATATCCCAAAAGTTGATCGCGAAGCGCACTTTTTTCAGCTGATGAGAGGTGGTGGAATGGGCACATTGGTGGCCTTTAATTGAGATACGTCATTATAGCGGTTATAGCAAAAAACTTCGGTGCATGATAGGTTCTATCTCTTGTGCACTGAATTGATTGTTTAAAAAAAGGATATTTGCGAGTACCCCTTGTTCCAAGAGCATATTAGAGCCGTCTTTATAGGGAAGTGAGGCTTTTTTGACGACTGATAAAAAAGGTGTCTCTTTTCCATAAATGACGTCTACGGCACATTTTGCCCTGCTGAGTAGGGTTGTTAAAAGAGTTTCATCTATCGGAAGATGATTATCGCTGAGTCCTGCGGAGGTGGTGTTGATGATCATATCATACGTGTTTGGCATAAAGGTTTCCCACGTATAAGATTCAAATCCATTATCCTGAAAATAGCTAAGTCGATTTTTGGAACGATTTAAAATGGTTGGGGTGATGTTGTGATGGCGTAATACGATTGCTAACGCGCGAGCCGTTCCACCCGCCCCTAAAATCAAAGCATTGGAGAGAGAACCAAACGATTGAATAGCGGAATAAAAACCATCGGCATCGGTATTATAGCCGATAAGACGACCGTTTTCTTCGATAAGGGTATTAACCGCACCAATCTCTTTAGCCACTCCGCGTACTTCATCGCAGGCTTGAAATGCCGCTTCTTTATGGGGAACAGTGACGTTTGCACCGTTTAGCTTTTTGGCAAAAAAAGTCTCTTTGAGCAGTGCTCCATCATCTAAATGGGTGCGGGTATAACACGCATTAATCCCTAATGTTTTAAAAACGGTGTTATGCATGAGCGGCGAGCGAGAATGGCTTACCGGATCACCGAAAATGGTAAAAATTTTCATGTAGGATTGATGAGATCATCCAAGGTACTTGTTAATGCACCGAGTTTGTTGGTCACTTCGAGGTATTCGAGTTCATGCACCGAATCAGCGACGATTCCGGCTCCTGCTTGGAGGATAATCTCATTTTCTTTAACCAGAGCGGTACGGATGGTAATGGCACTGTCCATATTTCCATCAAAACCGAAATATCCGATAGTACCGCTGTAAAAGCCCCGTTTTACCCCTTCAAATTCGGCGATCAATTCCATCGAGCGTATTTTTGGTGCACCCGTCATAGTTCCTGCCGTAAACGTAGCGGCGAGGAGATCGAACATATCTTTATCACTTTTCAAAGTTGCATGGACATCAGAGACAATATGCATTACGTGCGAATAACGCTCAACGTGCATCATCTCCTCTACCCGTACGGTTCCCGTTTGTGCAACGCGTCCCACATCGTTACGTCCGAGATCGATAAGCATGAGATGCTCTGAGAGCTCTTTAGGATCACTCAAAAGCTCCTCTTCGAGTTCCAAATCACGTTGTTTACTACCACCACGTTTACGTGTTCCTGCGATAGGGCGGAGTAAAATATCCCCATCACTGAGACGCACCATCACCTCAGGAGAGCTACCGACGATACTAAAATCACCATACTCCATGAGATACATATACGGTGAGGGGTTTTTGATTCGTAATACACGATAAAAACTAAACGGGTCGATAGAAGCATGACGAACATAACGGTTTGTCATCAAAATTTGAAAGACATCTCCACTACGAATCATCTCTTTGGATTTGTCCACCATCTCAAAAAATTTCTCTTTTGTATGGATAAAACTGCCGCCTTTGTCATTTTTGATAGGGATGAGTGGGGTAAAGTGATAGGATTCTTTGAGAGATTTTTCAATATCACTAAATTGCTCTTGGATAGTTTCCAGTGATGTGATAAAGGTAATAGTAGCCGTTTTATGAGAGACAACCGCCACAAATTTTGGCAAGATTAAATCCATATCGGGGATATGGGTTTGATCTTCTAAATGTGCCATAGAGGAGTTTAAAGTAGGTTCAAACACTTGCACCATATCATAACCGATATACCCGATAAATCCATCGATATACCCGATATCGAGTTCTTTGGCTTTAGCATGATAATAGCGTTGATCGATGGTTTGGTAATAGCGTTTTAAAAATGAAAAAGGGGATTCATTACTTTCTGAAGTAAAATTATTTATATCAGTATGTTGGGTTGTATTATTTTGGTAACGCAATCGTTCGCGAGCACCAATAGCGATAATTGAATAATTACCGTTACTGTTTCCGGCGCTCTCTAATAAAAAAGAGATTTCGCCGCTAAATTGCTCTTTGAGCTTTTCATAGACGGCAATTGGGGCAAATTGATCGAGGGAAAAACGGTGAGAATGGATCACATTATCCCTTTATTCTAAATGCTTTGGCTTCGATATTTTGACGAATATTGCCGATAGCATCTTGAACTGCTTTTTCCCCTTGGAATGGTCCTACGAGAACTTTAGTCTTATCACCTGATTTTTGTGTTGTGTATTTCATACCGCTTGCATTGAGACGACTAAATAGAGCTTTGTCTGGTTCTTTCTCAAACGATCCAACTTGTACAAAGTAGGTTGTACCGCTGGTAGTTACAGTTTTTGCCTCTGCTTTAGCTTCTGTTTGTTTTACCGGTTCTGTGGCTGTGGCAGGTGTCGCTACTGCAGGTTTAGGTTCTACTGCTTTAACTGCTGGTTTTGGTGTAGGGGCAGCAGGTGCTTTTTTAGCCTCTTGTTTTATGATAGCCGGTTGCGCTTTAATAGGCTCAGTTTTAGGGGTTTTTACAACTACAGGTTTAGCTTCTACAGGTTTGGCAACTGGCACTACTTTTTGAACCGCAGGTGCTGCTTGAACTGTTTTTGGTATTGCAGGAGCAGTTTGTGGTGCAACAGGTACGGATGCCACAGGAGTCTCTTTCAAAGACTCCTCTTTAATTTTTTGTGCAACTTTATTTAAATCCATAGTTGCGTTGCTTTTGTTGGTTTCATTACCTTCTTGAATCACTTCTACGGGCTCAAAGAGTGGATCGTTGATGATTTCAGTCGGTGCAGTCGGTTCTGGAGGGAGAACAGCTTGAGGTGCTTTTTGAACTTCATCTTTTTTAAGTGAGTTCATAATTACCAGTACAATGATAAGAATAAGGGTGAGGGTCGCAATTGCTAATAGCAGTTTTTTACTGCCAGAACCTGATCCCCCTTTGTTGAGAATAATATCATTGAGTTCGTTTTTTTCTTCCATTAAATACTCCTTTAATTACATATGTTTTGACCATGAAGCACCGCGCTCTTTAGCGTAGACTTCATAAGGCAAATTAAGAATGTTATACTCAAGCGGTAGATCATCAGCGGGAAACATACGCCACTGTTTTGGTTGTTTAGCAGCCAGTTTCATAGAGATCATTTTACCCAATTGTATCGCTTCTTGCAGTGTAGTATGTCCTTTATGGATATAAACATGCAAATGTCCCGGTGTTTTTGTTTCGAAAGCGGTGAAATTAATAAATCCCTCTTCTCTAAGCAACAATTGTGCCTTATGATAAAAGCGTTGAGGATCGGTACCATTATAATCAATGACAATATTTTCAACTTTATTAAATTGGTTAATGAGAGAGTGTGCTATCGTGATTTGCTTTTTTAAATGTTGATCGATGAGTGCTTGAGTTAGCATTTTAGGAATTTTTTCATATTTGTTATAGAAAGTACGTCCTTTGAATTCTATCTTGTCAAACGTACCTTCATGTTTTATCCAATAATGATCTGAAATCATTTTGATCAGTTTCATATCCATCGATGTCATTTAAACTCCTCACAGTAGATTTTCTCACAGAGATACCAATATCTCTATGATTTTTAATAGGTAGATTGTTTATATATG of the Sulfuricurvum sp. genome contains:
- the modA gene encoding molybdate ABC transporter substrate-binding protein — encoded protein: MKLLKIVLASLAFASALSAQTITVAAAANLKYALADIAKEFTKDSGIDVKIITGASGKLTQQIMSGAPYDAFLSADVEFPAKLAQGGFTTTPSTVYAYGSLVLWSDTGVDLSKGVEVVADSSVKKIAVANPKTAPYGVEAMNTMKFYKVADVATPKIITAESISQVGSYVTTKAVDVGFMAKSIVLSPEMKNVGKWVEVDPKTYNIIDQAMVGLKNGLPENQIAAKKFLRYMSSPKALEILKASGYGLPKK
- a CDS encoding rhodanese-like domain-containing protein, whose translation is MSKKQITNLLSWSVLALVALFLAYTKGWIFTNFESISPKQAHEMLLKDKNVVLLDVRTPDEFSQEFIEGATLIPVQALNDTLFKLEDKKDKTIIVYCHSGNRSVTASRILSDNGFHPLNLKGGIAQWKSDGLPVVH
- a CDS encoding cache domain-containing protein; this translates as MSIWVSSMLSGSEQKEKIYADKATSMEKIYTKAIDDQDVMLMMNAINISTNTGIIEGLKTNDRTKVLETLQSIKKRYKNNALFGNVKIHVHDRNIHSFVRLWNPEKFGDDLSGFRKSIVAVKETRSPVLALEVGVTGVELRGIVPIVSGNEYVGSVEFMQGADTIVTALKKKFNLNVIIALDNRYLETAKELHDAAKIGSNLTLATQEKIVDKEFLDELKQTTLDTNTKTFTTNHYYTKVVQLKDFSGNVVAYAFLGEPLGVLEEQVNESKKVLLRQVVINSIGGFLILILLFYVIRIAFSQVQDNVKTFN
- a CDS encoding TOBE domain-containing protein, producing the protein MKIDGRFWLTKENQSFLGYGRIELLERIDTTGSINAAAKEMKMSYKAAWERINGMNALADQPLIERSTGGKGGGGTKLTPYAHELIATFHRLGELHRQFIDRFAEAGNDPERLARILSRTFLTTSARNQIPSTLQTIETNGLHSTLTLSLSGSDTLRSTITAKSVENMGLAIGCDTYAIIKSSDIHIASSRPDSKTSDNILSGTIETLERSGENIEIGLRLEGGTLLIALEKQDALQNLQVGISAYAIISPLHIIIGL
- a CDS encoding shikimate dehydrogenase, whose product is MKIFTIFGDPVSHSRSPLMHNTVFKTLGINACYTRTHLDDGALLKETFFAKKLNGANVTVPHKEAAFQACDEVRGVAKEIGAVNTLIEENGRLIGYNTDADGFYSAIQSFGSLSNALILGAGGTARALAIVLRHHNITPTILNRSKNRLSYFQDNGFESYTWETFMPNTYDMIINTTSAGLSDNHLPIDETLLTTLLSRAKCAVDVIYGKETPFLSVVKKASLPYKDGSNMLLEQGVLANILFLNNQFSAQEIEPIMHRSFLL
- a CDS encoding anthranilate synthase component I family protein, yielding MIHSHRFSLDQFAPIAVYEKLKEQFSGEISFLLESAGNSNGNYSIIAIGARERLRYQNNTTQHTDINNFTSESNESPFSFLKRYYQTIDQRYYHAKAKELDIGYIDGFIGYIGYDMVQVFEPTLNSSMAHLEDQTHIPDMDLILPKFVAVVSHKTATITFITSLETIQEQFSDIEKSLKESYHFTPLIPIKNDKGGSFIHTKEKFFEMVDKSKEMIRSGDVFQILMTNRYVRHASIDPFSFYRVLRIKNPSPYMYLMEYGDFSIVGSSPEVMVRLSDGDILLRPIAGTRKRGGSKQRDLELEEELLSDPKELSEHLMLIDLGRNDVGRVAQTGTVRVEEMMHVERYSHVMHIVSDVHATLKSDKDMFDLLAATFTAGTMTGAPKIRSMELIAEFEGVKRGFYSGTIGYFGFDGNMDSAITIRTALVKENEIILQAGAGIVADSVHELEYLEVTNKLGALTSTLDDLINPT
- a CDS encoding SPOR domain-containing protein; this translates as MEEKNELNDIILNKGGSGSGSKKLLLAIATLTLILIIVLVIMNSLKKDEVQKAPQAVLPPEPTAPTEIINDPLFEPVEVIQEGNETNKSNATMDLNKVAQKIKEESLKETPVASVPVAPQTAPAIPKTVQAAPAVQKVVPVAKPVEAKPVVVKTPKTEPIKAQPAIIKQEAKKAPAAPTPKPAVKAVEPKPAVATPATATEPVKQTEAKAEAKTVTTSGTTYFVQVGSFEKEPDKALFSRLNASGMKYTTQKSGDKTKVLVGPFQGEKAVQDAIGNIRQNIEAKAFRIKG
- a CDS encoding DUF1882 domain-containing protein, whose product is MTSMDMKLIKMISDHYWIKHEGTFDKIEFKGRTFYNKYEKIPKMLTQALIDQHLKKQITIAHSLINQFNKVENIVIDYNGTDPQRFYHKAQLLLREEGFINFTAFETKTPGHLHVYIHKGHTTLQEAIQLGKMISMKLAAKQPKQWRMFPADDLPLEYNILNLPYEVYAKERGASWSKHM